A region from the Phycisphaeraceae bacterium genome encodes:
- a CDS encoding STAS domain-containing protein: MPIQQWSDRIWVVKLSDEPALSEDLSMAITQSRASARMPDIVLDLSSVKQVNSTNLSQLLRLRKLTLDRDAQLRMAAPSDTIWAVFLTTGLDKIFEFAQDVPTALASIQMRH, encoded by the coding sequence ATGCCGATTCAGCAATGGTCCGATCGTATATGGGTAGTCAAACTCTCCGACGAGCCGGCACTATCCGAAGACCTTTCAATGGCGATCACACAAAGCCGCGCCTCAGCCCGTATGCCCGATATTGTGCTCGATCTGTCGAGCGTCAAGCAGGTCAACAGTACCAATCTCTCGCAACTGCTTCGCTTGCGAAAATTGACCCTCGACCGTGATGCGCAACTTCGGATGGCTGCACCAAGCGATACGATCTGGGCTGTTTTCCTGACCACCGGTCTGGACAAAATTTTCGAATTTGCTCAGGACGTACCAACCGCACTGGCGAGCATTCAGATGCGCCATTAA
- the gyrA gene encoding DNA gyrase subunit A, whose product MAENTSDNAPVPPAGDSKNPSAAVNGDDALPPVGRIVDLAIDQELAESYLTYAMSTIVDRALPDARDGLKPSQRRILVAMNDLNLRPGRKHIKCAKICGDTSGNYHPHGEAVIYPTLVGMAQPWKMRHPLIDPQGNFGSIDPDPPAAMRYTEARMAGPAADMLDDLDLDTVDFKENYDGRLQEPTVLPSKFPNLLVNGGMGIAVGMAASLPPHNLGEICDAIVAVIDNPEIHLADLIKIVPGPDFPTGGTIHGRRGIIEAYDTGRGRVTIRAKIHHEESRNGRNLIVVTQLPYQVSKNDAVIQKIKECVREDRITDIANVVDESSNRSGMRLVIELKKGADPIVVENQLYELTPLQSNFSIINIALVRGQPRTLGLKALIQLYIDHRIEIIRRRTAYRLRQAQQEAHRIEGLIYAVCDIDAVIKLIRESRTRDEAIEKLMARGFRIPPNHAYAPQIPERFKALSASQDARLSRVQAEGIGRLQLIQLVGLAIETLVADYTKLLAQIEEYESILADPAKVLAIIRQEVTDLRAKYADPRRTQFGEEIEEFDMAALTPVERVVVTITHQGYVKRLPADQYRTQGRGGKGVIGADAKDGDFTEQVFVASTHDDLLCFTDTGRVFKIKVYDIPEGARTSRGRSIVNLLEIKEGEQVRKFMPIEDFEREESFLLFATANGTVKRTALKDYRNVNRSGIIAITLREGDSIVGVTHTSGQDHILLGTRHGVAIRFHEDDARAMGRSASGVRGIDLAENDAVVGLVCCNAQDSRDLLAVTTKGFGKRTPLLEYLVQQEDGTTRVQSRGGKGRKGIDLTDKNGELVALLAVEPSDDLMLISTGGMIVRINANTVRQTGRAAQGVKVINLDAGDSLTGVARITDDGSDSEGEAAAADPSPTS is encoded by the coding sequence ATGGCTGAAAATACATCTGATAACGCTCCCGTGCCTCCAGCAGGTGATTCAAAAAATCCTTCCGCAGCGGTCAACGGCGACGATGCCCTGCCGCCTGTCGGTCGCATTGTGGATCTGGCTATCGATCAGGAACTCGCTGAGAGTTACCTCACTTATGCCATGAGCACGATCGTGGATCGTGCCCTACCCGACGCTCGCGACGGATTAAAGCCTTCACAGCGACGCATCCTCGTTGCGATGAACGATCTCAACCTTCGCCCCGGTCGCAAGCACATCAAGTGTGCCAAAATCTGTGGCGATACTTCGGGTAACTATCACCCACACGGTGAAGCTGTCATCTATCCCACGCTTGTCGGCATGGCGCAGCCATGGAAAATGCGCCACCCGCTTATTGACCCGCAAGGCAACTTCGGCTCAATCGATCCTGATCCGCCCGCCGCGATGCGTTACACCGAGGCACGCATGGCCGGTCCCGCGGCCGACATGCTCGACGACCTTGATCTCGACACCGTTGACTTCAAGGAAAACTATGACGGCCGGCTTCAGGAGCCAACCGTACTGCCGAGTAAGTTTCCTAACCTGCTGGTTAACGGCGGCATGGGCATTGCCGTCGGTATGGCTGCGAGTCTGCCTCCGCACAACCTTGGCGAAATCTGCGATGCCATCGTCGCCGTGATTGATAACCCCGAAATTCATCTTGCCGACTTGATCAAAATCGTACCCGGCCCGGATTTCCCCACCGGCGGCACGATACACGGTCGGCGCGGAATCATCGAGGCATACGACACCGGACGAGGCCGTGTCACCATCCGAGCCAAAATCCATCACGAAGAATCTCGAAACGGACGCAATCTCATCGTCGTCACACAGCTTCCCTACCAGGTAAGCAAAAACGATGCGGTTATCCAGAAGATCAAGGAGTGTGTCCGTGAAGATCGCATCACCGACATCGCCAACGTGGTGGATGAGTCATCCAATCGCAGTGGTATGCGGCTGGTCATCGAGCTGAAAAAGGGAGCGGATCCCATCGTCGTTGAAAACCAGCTTTATGAACTTACTCCGCTCCAAAGCAATTTCAGCATCATCAATATCGCACTGGTTCGCGGCCAGCCACGCACACTGGGACTCAAAGCCCTCATCCAGCTCTACATCGACCACCGCATTGAGATTATTCGGAGACGGACAGCCTATCGTCTGCGACAGGCGCAGCAGGAGGCACACCGCATCGAAGGGTTGATCTACGCGGTGTGTGATATCGACGCTGTCATTAAACTGATCCGCGAAAGTCGGACTCGCGATGAAGCCATTGAAAAACTGATGGCGCGAGGATTTCGTATTCCTCCCAATCATGCGTATGCCCCGCAGATCCCTGAGCGGTTCAAGGCACTTTCCGCCTCACAGGATGCACGGCTCTCGCGTGTGCAGGCGGAAGGTATCGGTCGCCTCCAGCTCATCCAACTCGTCGGGCTGGCGATCGAAACGCTGGTCGCTGACTATACGAAATTACTGGCCCAGATTGAGGAGTACGAATCCATCCTCGCCGATCCCGCCAAGGTGCTCGCGATCATTCGTCAGGAGGTCACCGATCTGCGTGCCAAATATGCCGACCCTCGCCGCACACAATTCGGCGAGGAGATCGAAGAGTTCGATATGGCTGCCCTCACGCCTGTCGAGCGTGTCGTCGTAACGATTACCCACCAGGGCTATGTGAAGCGACTGCCCGCCGACCAGTACCGCACGCAAGGACGCGGCGGTAAAGGGGTCATCGGTGCAGATGCGAAAGATGGAGACTTCACCGAACAAGTCTTCGTTGCTTCAACACACGACGATCTCCTCTGCTTCACCGACACCGGCAGAGTTTTCAAAATCAAGGTGTATGACATTCCGGAGGGTGCTCGGACCAGTCGCGGCCGCTCTATCGTCAACCTGCTGGAAATCAAGGAAGGCGAACAAGTCCGGAAATTCATGCCTATCGAGGATTTTGAGCGGGAGGAAAGCTTCCTGCTCTTTGCCACAGCCAACGGCACGGTCAAACGAACCGCCCTGAAGGATTACCGTAACGTCAATCGCAGCGGCATCATTGCCATCACCCTGCGCGAGGGCGACTCCATCGTCGGGGTCACGCACACCAGCGGACAGGACCACATTCTTCTGGGTACCAGACACGGGGTGGCGATTCGGTTTCATGAGGATGACGCACGAGCGATGGGCCGCAGTGCCAGCGGCGTAAGAGGTATTGATCTGGCGGAAAACGATGCCGTTGTCGGACTGGTGTGCTGCAATGCGCAGGATTCCCGTGATCTGCTTGCTGTCACAACCAAAGGCTTCGGTAAACGCACCCCTCTCCTGGAGTACCTCGTACAGCAGGAAGACGGCACAACCCGCGTCCAAAGTCGTGGAGGCAAGGGACGCAAAGGAATCGACCTTACCGACAAGAACGGCGAACTCGTCGCACTGCTGGCTGTCGAACCATCAGACGATCTCATGCTGATCAGTACGGGCGGCATGATCGTTCGTATCAACGCAAACACTGTGCGACAGACCGGACGCGCTGCACAAGGAGTCAAAGTCATCAATCTCGATGCTGGTGATTCCCTGACAGGCGTAGCGCGAATTACGGACGACGGCTCCGATTCGGAAGGCGAAGCTGCCGCGGCTGATCCCTCTCCCACGTCATGA
- the ychF gene encoding redox-regulated ATPase YchF encodes MEAGIVGLPNVGKSTLFNALTAAGALAANYPFATIEPNVGVVPVPDARLATINSLMATEKVIPAALRLIDIAGIVRGASKGEGLGNKFLSHIRNVDAILHVVRCFEGAPGTAAGDITHVEGSVDPIRDIETIDIELMLADLQSVEGSLDKAKRLAKSGDKEAKLRADVLERCFTTLSEGKPIRTIVEKGKDDDAAKMLKSLGLITSKSVLYVANVDETDLHGEGPLVMKVRERAKAEGGHVVPVCAKLESELAELDAKDRQEMLESVGLTEPALSSLAREAYKLLGLQSYFTAGPKEIRAWTIPVGATAPQAAGVIHTDFERGFIRAEIYSVSDLEQYKSEAAIKAAGKLRVEGKAYVMRDGDVCHFLFNV; translated from the coding sequence ATGGAAGCAGGCATCGTCGGTCTCCCAAACGTCGGTAAGTCCACGCTCTTTAACGCGCTGACCGCGGCAGGGGCGCTGGCTGCGAACTATCCCTTTGCCACGATCGAGCCGAATGTCGGCGTCGTGCCGGTACCCGATGCACGGCTGGCCACGATTAACAGTTTGATGGCAACCGAAAAGGTGATTCCTGCTGCGCTGCGGCTCATTGACATCGCAGGTATCGTCCGCGGTGCAAGCAAGGGTGAAGGCTTGGGAAACAAGTTCCTCTCGCATATTCGTAATGTGGACGCAATCCTTCACGTGGTCCGCTGTTTTGAGGGTGCTCCAGGTACCGCCGCGGGTGATATCACCCATGTTGAAGGCAGTGTTGATCCGATCCGTGATATCGAAACGATTGATATCGAATTGATGCTCGCGGACCTTCAGAGTGTTGAGGGTTCTCTTGATAAAGCCAAACGACTTGCGAAGTCGGGTGATAAAGAGGCGAAGCTACGAGCGGACGTTCTGGAACGATGCTTCACGACTCTTTCCGAAGGAAAACCAATCCGCACCATTGTCGAAAAAGGCAAAGATGATGACGCGGCAAAAATGCTCAAATCCCTGGGCTTAATTACGAGTAAATCGGTGCTCTATGTTGCAAATGTGGATGAGACCGATCTGCATGGCGAAGGCCCCCTGGTCATGAAGGTTCGTGAACGCGCCAAAGCCGAGGGCGGCCACGTGGTTCCCGTTTGTGCGAAACTCGAAAGTGAGCTGGCGGAGTTGGACGCCAAAGACCGTCAGGAAATGCTTGAAAGCGTGGGATTGACGGAGCCTGCTCTATCGTCGCTGGCCCGCGAAGCATACAAGCTGCTGGGTCTTCAAAGTTATTTCACCGCAGGACCAAAAGAGATTCGGGCGTGGACGATCCCCGTCGGCGCGACAGCTCCGCAGGCTGCGGGTGTGATTCACACCGACTTTGAGCGGGGATTTATCCGTGCGGAAATTTATAGCGTCAGTGATCTGGAACAATACAAGAGTGAGGCAGCAATCAAAGCTGCGGGCAAGCTGCGGGTGGAAGGTAAGGCTTA